One stretch of Shewanella sp. Arc9-LZ DNA includes these proteins:
- a CDS encoding DUF1365 domain-containing protein, with the protein MSQTTSIMEHDQLNSGIYCGKINHRRHTPKLHSFGYNIAMMAIDLDELPALTAVSKLFSTDKFTPLKFIPGDYLNSLKQQFGEQLVLSSASRGDDAGALKQRVLATIKHLGATQTCDKVIFSGQIRHFGFYFSPVNFYFCYHQNDMVYMLAEVSNTPWNERHCYLVDIANTVQTDKVFHVSPFMNLDMHYLWRITPPAKNLKVTIENRNANNDKLFDAGLVLKRQSINSRSMRRFMLNYPLMTSKIMLGIYWQAMKLFIKRIPFVGKQTIKAN; encoded by the coding sequence ATGAGTCAAACCACATCGATAATGGAACATGATCAATTAAACAGTGGCATTTATTGCGGCAAGATAAACCATCGCCGTCATACGCCTAAGTTGCACAGTTTTGGTTATAACATTGCGATGATGGCAATTGATTTAGATGAACTGCCGGCATTAACGGCGGTCAGTAAATTGTTTTCCACAGACAAGTTTACTCCGCTTAAATTTATCCCTGGCGATTACCTCAATTCCCTAAAGCAGCAATTTGGTGAGCAACTTGTGCTGAGCTCGGCGAGCCGAGGGGATGATGCCGGCGCATTAAAGCAACGCGTGTTGGCAACCATTAAGCATTTAGGTGCCACACAAACATGCGATAAAGTGATATTTTCTGGGCAGATACGCCATTTTGGTTTTTATTTTAGTCCGGTCAATTTTTACTTTTGTTATCATCAAAATGACATGGTTTATATGCTTGCCGAGGTCAGTAATACCCCTTGGAATGAGCGCCATTGTTATCTGGTTGATATTGCGAATACCGTTCAAACAGACAAAGTCTTTCATGTGTCTCCGTTTATGAATTTAGACATGCATTACTTGTGGCGTATTACGCCTCCGGCCAAAAACTTGAAAGTGACCATCGAAAATCGAAATGCCAATAACGATAAATTATTTGATGCCGGTTTAGTGTTAAAACGCCAATCGATAAATTCGCGATCTATGCGCCGATTTATGCTGAATTATCCCTTGATGACTAGCAAAATTATGCTGGGTATTTATTGGCAGGCAATGAAGCTATTTATTAAACGAATCCCTTTTGTAGGCAAGCAAACGATTAAAGCTAACTAA
- a CDS encoding TorF family putative porin — translation MSNTLKRTRIALLTGLTLSATLLAPLATAEVSGAITVTNDYRFRGVSQSAADPALQGNIDWSHDSGFFVGAWASTIDFDEPEYNGPDVEIDLYAGYYGEINDDTSYDLTLYRYNYPGESDLDYLEVSAGIDFSGFRAAYWFTNDYGGSDLDLHYTEINYGWEFAENWSLDLHYGYNFGDAIDDGEGFDSYSDYSIGVSTEVSGFGISVAYLDTDIDGDNEVSSDLYKNTGTLLASVSYAF, via the coding sequence GTGTCGAACACATTAAAAAGAACGCGAATTGCACTGTTAACTGGATTAACATTATCAGCTACCCTACTGGCTCCACTCGCTACGGCAGAAGTCTCTGGTGCAATCACTGTAACCAACGACTACCGCTTCCGAGGTGTGTCACAAAGTGCAGCAGATCCCGCACTACAAGGTAATATTGACTGGAGCCATGATAGCGGATTTTTCGTCGGTGCTTGGGCAAGTACCATTGATTTTGATGAGCCTGAATACAATGGCCCAGATGTAGAGATTGATTTGTATGCTGGTTATTACGGTGAAATTAACGATGACACTAGTTATGACTTAACCTTGTACCGTTATAACTACCCTGGAGAAAGTGATTTAGACTATCTAGAAGTCAGCGCAGGTATCGACTTTAGTGGTTTTAGAGCCGCTTACTGGTTTACTAATGATTATGGTGGCAGCGATCTTGACCTACATTACACCGAAATCAATTATGGCTGGGAGTTTGCTGAAAACTGGAGCCTAGATTTGCATTATGGTTACAATTTTGGCGACGCCATTGATGACGGAGAAGGCTTTGACAGCTATTCAGACTACTCTATTGGTGTATCAACAGAAGTGTCAGGTTTTGGCATCTCGGTTGCGTATTTAGACACCGACATTGATGGTGATAATGAAGTAAGTTCTGATCTATATAAAAACACCGGTACTTTATTAGCGAGCGTTAGTTACGCGTTCTAA
- a CDS encoding SDR family NAD(P)-dependent oxidoreductase, giving the protein MAMVSADTTAVLITGASSGIGLALAEHYLAKGVAVIACGRNAQALQAITGATPLEFDITDSSQVQAAAAKLKQLLHDNHWQLQQVILNAGSCEYIDDALHFDSALFARVINTNVVAMGYCLEHFLPLLSRGAQLGLMSSSATYLPFPRAEAYGSSKAAIGYLGRSLRVDLAQHGIGVSVICPGFVKTPLTAKNDFAMPMQITAKQAAEAIYNGMQRQRREIHFPTKFTWLLKLASLLPEKLLVFLLAPK; this is encoded by the coding sequence ATGGCAATGGTTTCTGCGGATACAACAGCGGTTTTGATAACCGGTGCAAGTTCTGGTATTGGTTTAGCTTTAGCGGAGCATTATCTGGCTAAAGGCGTGGCCGTTATAGCCTGTGGTCGAAATGCCCAAGCCTTACAAGCCATAACTGGTGCCACTCCGCTTGAATTTGATATTACCGATAGTTCTCAGGTACAAGCCGCCGCCGCCAAACTTAAGCAACTGTTACACGATAATCACTGGCAGTTGCAGCAGGTGATTCTTAATGCTGGCAGCTGTGAATACATTGACGATGCATTGCATTTCGACTCAGCGCTATTTGCCAGAGTCATCAATACTAATGTGGTTGCCATGGGTTACTGCCTTGAGCATTTTTTACCTTTATTGAGCCGTGGTGCGCAACTCGGGTTAATGAGTTCAAGTGCCACTTATTTACCGTTTCCGCGTGCCGAAGCTTATGGTTCATCAAAAGCGGCTATTGGTTATTTAGGCCGTAGTTTACGAGTTGACCTTGCTCAGCATGGTATTGGGGTGAGCGTTATTTGTCCGGGCTTTGTTAAAACCCCGTTAACCGCCAAAAACGACTTTGCTATGCCAATGCAAATCACCGCTAAGCAAGCGGCTGAGGCTATTTATAATGGTATGCAGCGTCAACGCCGTGAAATCCATTTCCCAACTAAATTTACTTGGTTACTTAAATTAGCCTCTTTATTGCCAGAAAAATTACTAGTATTTTTGCTGGCACCTAAATAG
- a CDS encoding CoA-acylating methylmalonate-semialdehyde dehydrogenase, producing MLNITHFVDGQHTPASQRNQTIYDPATGETRGQVSLASHDEVSLAVTVAKNAYQTWSQVTPLNRARVLFKFKALVEQNIDKLAQLITLEHGKVLDDAKGEITRGLEVVEFACGIPHLLKGEHTQQVGGGVDSWSVNQSLGVVAGISPFNFPVMVPMWMFPIAIACGNTFIMKPSEKDPSAVMFIAELLTQAGLPNGVFNVINGDKEAVDALLTHPDVHAISFVGSTPIAEYIYSTASAHGKRVQALGGAKNHMLLMPDADLDQAVNALMGAAYGSAGERCMAISVVLAVGDVGDKLVEALLPQISALKIGSGITPEMDMGPLISAQHLAKVRDYVEAGVKEGATLVVDGRDISIQDHQQGYFLGACLFDHVTPTMSIYQQEIFGPVLAIVRVDNYADALTLINQHEFGNGTAIFTQSGQVARHFCHHVEVGMVGVNVPIPVPMAFHSFGGWKRSLFGPLHMHGPDGVRFYTKRKAITARWPQAKTDTNEPSAFIMPTMK from the coding sequence ATGCTTAACATCACTCATTTTGTCGATGGGCAACACACTCCAGCCAGTCAACGTAATCAAACCATCTATGATCCTGCTACGGGGGAAACTCGTGGCCAAGTATCACTGGCGAGTCACGATGAAGTAAGCTTGGCGGTAACGGTTGCCAAAAATGCCTATCAGACTTGGTCGCAAGTGACGCCACTTAATCGTGCTCGGGTATTATTTAAGTTTAAAGCGTTAGTAGAGCAAAATATTGATAAATTGGCCCAACTCATCACTCTTGAACATGGCAAAGTGTTGGATGATGCTAAAGGTGAAATTACCCGAGGGCTTGAAGTTGTTGAGTTTGCTTGCGGCATTCCGCATTTACTCAAAGGTGAACATACTCAACAAGTGGGTGGTGGCGTTGACTCATGGTCTGTTAACCAATCGTTGGGTGTCGTCGCCGGTATTTCACCGTTTAACTTTCCTGTTATGGTGCCAATGTGGATGTTCCCTATCGCAATAGCCTGCGGTAATACCTTTATCATGAAGCCGTCTGAAAAAGACCCCAGTGCAGTAATGTTTATTGCCGAATTACTGACACAAGCAGGCCTGCCAAATGGCGTGTTTAACGTGATTAATGGCGATAAAGAAGCCGTTGATGCTTTATTAACTCATCCCGATGTTCACGCGATTAGTTTTGTTGGCTCAACCCCGATTGCCGAATACATTTACAGCACCGCCTCTGCCCACGGTAAACGAGTGCAAGCATTGGGCGGGGCTAAAAATCACATGTTATTAATGCCAGATGCTGACTTAGATCAAGCGGTCAATGCATTAATGGGTGCAGCATATGGTAGTGCAGGTGAACGCTGTATGGCTATTTCGGTGGTACTCGCGGTCGGCGATGTGGGCGACAAATTAGTCGAGGCATTATTACCGCAAATTAGTGCCTTAAAAATTGGCAGCGGTATTACCCCTGAAATGGACATGGGACCGTTAATTTCGGCCCAGCATTTAGCTAAAGTACGCGATTATGTCGAAGCGGGTGTTAAGGAAGGTGCAACATTAGTCGTTGATGGCCGAGACATCAGTATTCAAGACCACCAGCAAGGTTACTTTTTAGGTGCGTGCTTATTTGACCATGTCACGCCAACGATGAGCATTTACCAACAGGAAATTTTTGGTCCTGTGTTAGCCATCGTCCGCGTCGATAACTATGCCGATGCATTGACGCTGATTAACCAACACGAATTTGGTAATGGCACCGCTATTTTTACTCAAAGTGGCCAAGTAGCTCGTCACTTTTGTCACCATGTTGAAGTGGGCATGGTCGGCGTTAATGTGCCGATTCCGGTGCCGATGGCATTTCATAGCTTTGGCGGTTGGAAACGATCGCTATTTGGGCCGCTGCACATGCACGGACCTGATGGCGTTCGTTTTTATACCAAGCGCAAAGCCATTACCGCTCGCTGGCCACAAGCTAAAACCGACACTAATGAACCTTCGGCATTTATTATGCCGACCATGAAATAA
- a CDS encoding cyclopropane-fatty-acyl-phospholipid synthase family protein has translation MENTATESSMTQASLSDSLARKILLRALAHLAEGHLTIVDGNQTSEFGDPKSEVHATMQVQHANFYRQVVFGGSIGAGEAYIQGHWCSPDLTKVVQVFAQNLALLDNIERYFSWLSNGVNRIKHIFNRNSETGSKRNILAHYDLGNDMYKEFLDPEMMYSSALYPADDSSLNEAQLHKLHTICERLELTPGQTLLEVGTGWGALAIYAAKHYGVHVTTTTISDAQFDYAQARVKQEGLEDRITLLKQDYRLLTGEYDRVVSIEMIEAVGHEYLAGFFEKLQHLLKPSGRMLIQAITISDQRYDSYRKSVDFIQRYIFPGGCLPSVSEMTKHIAKKTDMVTWSIDDMGKDYARTLKHWHENFDAAYDKIKALNYGDDFIRMWKFYLSYCEGGFLERTTSTVHLVAVRPQYRPL, from the coding sequence ATGGAAAATACGGCGACAGAAAGCAGCATGACTCAAGCGAGTTTGTCTGACAGCCTAGCAAGGAAAATTCTTCTTCGTGCATTAGCACATCTTGCAGAAGGTCATTTAACCATTGTCGATGGTAATCAAACATCAGAGTTTGGCGATCCTAAAAGCGAAGTTCACGCAACTATGCAAGTTCAGCATGCCAACTTTTATCGTCAAGTGGTATTTGGTGGTTCAATTGGGGCTGGCGAAGCTTATATTCAAGGCCATTGGTGTAGTCCTGACTTAACCAAAGTGGTTCAGGTTTTTGCGCAAAACTTAGCACTACTAGACAACATAGAACGTTATTTTTCATGGTTGAGCAACGGCGTTAATCGCATTAAGCATATATTTAATCGTAATTCTGAAACGGGTTCAAAACGCAATATTCTGGCTCATTACGACTTAGGTAATGACATGTATAAGGAGTTTCTTGACCCAGAAATGATGTATTCAAGTGCACTTTATCCTGCAGATGACAGCAGCTTGAATGAAGCGCAATTACATAAATTGCACACCATTTGCGAGCGCTTAGAGTTAACCCCAGGTCAAACCTTGCTTGAAGTAGGAACTGGTTGGGGCGCGTTGGCCATTTATGCTGCAAAACATTATGGCGTACATGTGACCACTACTACCATTTCTGATGCCCAGTTCGATTATGCACAGGCGCGAGTAAAGCAAGAAGGGCTTGAAGACAGGATTACCTTACTAAAACAAGATTATCGTTTACTGACTGGTGAATATGATCGCGTGGTTTCAATTGAAATGATCGAAGCTGTGGGACACGAATATTTAGCAGGATTTTTTGAAAAGCTACAACATCTGCTTAAGCCAAGCGGTCGCATGCTCATTCAAGCTATTACTATTTCCGATCAACGTTACGACAGTTATCGTAAGAGTGTTGACTTTATTCAGCGTTATATTTTTCCCGGTGGTTGTTTACCGTCGGTGAGTGAAATGACCAAACATATTGCCAAGAAAACCGACATGGTAACCTGGTCTATCGACGATATGGGCAAGGACTATGCGCGTACCCTAAAACACTGGCATGAAAATTTTGATGCTGCCTACGATAAAATAAAAGCCTTAAATTACGGCGATGACTTTATCCGTATGTGGAAGTTTTATTTGAGCTACTGCGAAGGTGGGTTTTTAGAGCGCACTACTAGCACGGTTCACCTTGTTGCCGTTCGACCGCAATACCGCCCACTATAA
- a CDS encoding chalcone isomerase family protein yields the protein MKTLHNGVKSQPHIKLHQSSHWLVELLFGVVGALVLTLIVAVSINDAFANDINDKGEKSDISGKSDISDKSDISDKNDISDISDISGISDKSDISDISDKNDISDATLIQVGTADMSLLWLDIYSAKLFSIDGKYQANRFPMILDIQYHRDIDAIDLVDATIEQWQHLGFTEANIELYRQQLVNAWPDVKQGDRLTFKVNTPEDAAFLLNDTPYYQVSNAQFPEAFLDIWLSEKTSRPELRNQLIGVN from the coding sequence ATGAAAACTTTACATAATGGCGTCAAGTCGCAACCACACATTAAGTTACATCAATCATCACATTGGTTGGTCGAACTACTGTTCGGTGTGGTGGGCGCATTAGTGTTAACGTTGATTGTTGCGGTGAGCATTAACGATGCGTTTGCAAATGATATCAACGATAAGGGCGAAAAAAGTGATATAAGCGGTAAGAGCGATATAAGCGATAAGAGCGATATAAGCGATAAAAACGATATAAGCGATATAAGCGATATAAGCGGTATAAGCGATAAGAGCGATATAAGCGATATAAGCGACAAGAACGATATAAGCGATGCGACATTGATTCAAGTTGGCACTGCCGATATGAGTCTGTTATGGCTTGATATTTATAGTGCGAAGTTATTCTCTATTGACGGTAAATACCAAGCTAATCGCTTTCCAATGATTCTCGACATTCAATACCACCGCGATATCGATGCTATTGATTTGGTTGATGCCACTATTGAACAATGGCAGCACTTAGGTTTCACCGAAGCCAATATTGAATTGTACAGGCAGCAGTTAGTTAATGCCTGGCCAGATGTTAAACAGGGCGACAGGCTGACCTTTAAGGTTAACACCCCTGAAGATGCGGCATTTTTACTCAACGACACCCCTTATTATCAAGTCAGTAACGCCCAATTCCCAGAGGCGTTTCTTGACATTTGGTTGTCTGAGAAAACCAGCCGTCCTGAGTTACGTAACCAACTGATTGGAGTTAACTAA
- a CDS encoding DUF2878 domain-containing protein: MSSYGIPPKLYILINALCFQLVWWAGVLAHNQLILLSILLLIGHFLLSTSVRHDALVMCVCGVIGIAVDSLLVWFGVFKFANIPYWLGLLWFYFALCLDYSLAFFRKFPIWLQALFGGVFGCLSYLAGAKFNAVMLPLGEMWSAFILALIWSCLFPVLLAVSSRITTVDLALENRR, from the coding sequence ATGTCTTCTTACGGTATTCCTCCAAAATTATATATTTTAATCAATGCATTGTGCTTTCAATTGGTGTGGTGGGCAGGCGTATTAGCTCATAACCAACTTATCTTACTGTCTATTTTATTGCTCATTGGCCATTTTTTGTTATCAACATCAGTTCGTCATGATGCACTGGTAATGTGTGTCTGTGGTGTGATTGGCATCGCGGTTGACAGTCTATTGGTGTGGTTTGGCGTATTTAAGTTCGCCAATATTCCTTACTGGTTGGGATTGTTGTGGTTCTACTTTGCGCTTTGTTTGGATTACAGCTTAGCTTTTTTTAGAAAGTTTCCTATTTGGTTACAAGCCTTATTTGGTGGAGTATTTGGCTGTTTAAGTTATCTCGCAGGAGCTAAATTTAACGCAGTAATGTTGCCTTTAGGCGAGATGTGGAGCGCGTTTATACTGGCATTGATCTGGAGTTGCTTATTTCCCGTATTGCTAGCTGTTAGCTCTCGAATCACAACGGTGGATCTTGCTTTGGAGAATCGTAGATGA
- a CDS encoding aspartate aminotransferase family protein, with the protein MSEYQQNGTGDSSQTLPNMAHFWMPFTANKQFKTNPRLLVSAQGMYYTDIEGNKVLDATAGLWCCNAGHGRQEISQAVSKQISQMDYAPSFQMGHPLAFELAHKLSQLSPDGLDKVFFTNSGSESVDTALKMALCYHRANGQATRTRFIGRELGYHGVGFGGISVGGISNNRKTFSQQLLQGIDHLPHTLDIANNAFSHGLPPHGLDKAEVLEQLIALHGAENIAAVIVEPMSGSAGVILPPDGYLTRLREITQKHGILLIFDEVITGFGRVGAAFASERWQVTPDMITTAKAINNGAIPMGAVFVSNTIHDTCMHGPDELIEFFHGYTYSGHPVAAASALATLSIYEDEQLFERAKGLESYFEQAVHSLKGLPNVIDIRNTGLVAGIQLAPSDKGVGKRGYDIFDHCFRHGALVRATADIIAISPPLIVEKSQIDDMVNYITDAINTVG; encoded by the coding sequence ATGAGCGAATATCAGCAAAATGGAACTGGCGATTCATCGCAAACATTGCCGAACATGGCACATTTTTGGATGCCGTTTACTGCCAATAAGCAATTTAAGACTAATCCTAGGCTTTTGGTTTCGGCACAAGGAATGTATTACACCGATATTGAAGGCAATAAAGTACTCGATGCTACTGCCGGTTTATGGTGTTGCAATGCTGGCCACGGCCGCCAAGAAATTTCCCAAGCGGTAAGCAAACAAATTAGCCAAATGGATTATGCACCGTCTTTTCAAATGGGCCATCCGCTCGCCTTTGAATTAGCGCATAAACTCAGTCAGCTGAGCCCTGACGGATTGGATAAGGTGTTTTTTACCAATTCCGGTTCAGAATCGGTAGATACCGCCCTAAAAATGGCGCTTTGTTATCATCGCGCTAATGGTCAAGCCACGCGTACTCGGTTTATCGGCCGCGAGCTTGGTTATCATGGTGTCGGTTTTGGCGGGATTTCAGTCGGTGGGATCAGTAATAATCGCAAAACCTTTAGTCAGCAATTACTCCAGGGGATCGATCACCTGCCTCATACACTCGATATTGCCAATAATGCCTTTAGCCACGGTTTACCGCCACACGGTTTGGATAAAGCCGAAGTGCTTGAGCAACTGATTGCCTTACATGGCGCCGAGAACATTGCCGCGGTCATTGTTGAGCCTATGTCTGGTTCTGCTGGGGTTATTTTACCGCCAGATGGGTACTTAACGCGGTTACGCGAAATCACCCAAAAGCACGGCATTTTATTAATATTCGATGAAGTGATCACCGGCTTTGGCCGAGTCGGTGCCGCCTTTGCCAGCGAGCGCTGGCAAGTTACCCCAGACATGATCACCACAGCCAAAGCCATTAATAATGGTGCAATTCCAATGGGGGCGGTATTTGTTAGCAATACCATTCACGACACCTGCATGCATGGCCCTGATGAATTAATAGAGTTTTTCCATGGTTATACCTATTCCGGTCATCCGGTCGCGGCAGCCTCAGCACTTGCGACCTTATCCATATATGAAGATGAGCAATTATTTGAACGCGCAAAAGGGCTTGAGTCTTATTTCGAGCAAGCGGTTCACAGCCTTAAAGGTTTACCAAACGTCATTGATATTCGTAATACCGGTTTAGTTGCAGGTATTCAATTAGCACCAAGTGATAAAGGCGTGGGTAAACGAGGTTATGACATTTTTGATCATTGCTTTAGGCATGGCGCGTTAGTACGGGCAACGGCTGACATTATTGCAATATCTCCGCCACTTATAGTGGAAAAGTCACAAATCGACGACATGGTTAATTACATTACCGATGCAATTAACACTGTTGGTTAA
- a CDS encoding DUF3833 domain-containing protein, with protein sequence MSCSSASIEDYQQTTPTLDLATFFDGKLTAAGVVQDFSGKVTRKFTVTMEAHWVDSPEGKQGVINEWFIYDDGEKQTRVWNITDKGNGLYEGTANDILGIAQGESRGSALRWRYDMILPVDGSEYEVHFDDWMFLVDEQTIINKSDIIKFGITVAQVTLVISKQPD encoded by the coding sequence ATGTCATGTTCATCAGCATCGATTGAAGATTATCAACAAACGACTCCAACGTTAGATTTAGCCACGTTTTTTGATGGTAAATTAACGGCCGCTGGAGTAGTACAAGATTTTTCAGGCAAGGTGACCCGCAAATTTACCGTCACCATGGAAGCGCACTGGGTTGATTCGCCTGAAGGTAAGCAGGGTGTGATAAACGAATGGTTTATTTACGATGATGGCGAAAAGCAAACTCGTGTGTGGAACATTACTGACAAAGGAAATGGCCTCTATGAGGGCACCGCCAATGACATATTAGGCATTGCTCAAGGTGAGTCTCGCGGTAGTGCATTGCGATGGCGTTATGACATGATATTGCCAGTTGATGGTAGTGAATATGAAGTCCATTTTGATGACTGGATGTTTCTGGTCGATGAGCAAACCATTATCAATAAAAGCGATATTATTAAATTTGGTATCACAGTCGCTCAAGTCACCTTGGTGATTTCTAAACAGCCTGACTAA
- a CDS encoding NAD(P)/FAD-dependent oxidoreductase, with protein MKNIAVIGTGISGLTCAHLLSREHTVTVFEANDYIGGHTATIDVEVAGQQYAIDSGFIVFNDRTYPLFETLMAQLNIKSLPTEMSFSVNNALTGLEYNGHNLWSLFAQRRNLLRPSFYRFLGEIVRFNNGCKVIYEADNYPTSSLGEYLDQQGFSAFFCEHYILPMGAAIWSASIDDMRGFSLRFFIRFFQHHGLLNINDRPQWYVLEGGSRSYIPALTAPFKERIQLNSPVSGIKRSDDGVYVQVANGEWQHFDDVVLSCHSDQALAMLTDATQDEIDVLGAMEYQNNEVVLHTDINLLPKRKAAWASWNYRLDGVNQQDIAQRPASVTYNMNILQCLPSSAPTFCVTLNQTASIDESKILRKFNYAHPVFNDASMKSQAKKSLINGKHNTYFAGAYWHNGFHEDGVRSAVEVCDLFGISL; from the coding sequence ATGAAAAATATTGCTGTAATTGGTACTGGGATTTCGGGGTTAACGTGTGCCCACCTATTAAGCCGTGAACACACGGTAACCGTGTTTGAGGCTAATGATTATATTGGTGGCCATACAGCGACCATTGATGTGGAAGTAGCAGGGCAGCAATACGCAATAGACTCTGGTTTTATTGTGTTTAATGACCGGACTTATCCGCTATTTGAAACATTAATGGCACAACTTAATATTAAGTCTTTACCGACTGAAATGAGTTTTAGTGTTAATAATGCACTCACTGGGCTTGAATATAATGGTCATAATTTGTGGAGCTTATTTGCCCAACGTCGTAATTTGTTACGCCCAAGTTTTTACCGGTTTTTAGGTGAAATTGTTCGTTTCAACAATGGTTGTAAAGTTATTTATGAGGCCGACAATTACCCAACGTCTTCACTCGGTGAGTATCTTGATCAACAAGGTTTCTCAGCCTTTTTCTGTGAGCATTACATTTTGCCTATGGGCGCGGCGATTTGGTCTGCCAGTATTGATGATATGCGCGGCTTTTCATTGCGATTCTTTATTCGTTTTTTCCAGCATCATGGTTTATTAAATATTAATGATCGCCCGCAATGGTATGTACTTGAAGGTGGATCGCGCAGTTATATCCCAGCCTTAACCGCACCGTTTAAAGAACGTATCCAGCTTAATTCTCCAGTGAGTGGTATCAAACGTAGCGATGATGGTGTGTATGTTCAAGTTGCTAACGGTGAATGGCAGCACTTCGACGATGTAGTGTTGAGTTGCCATAGCGATCAAGCGTTAGCGATGTTAACCGATGCCACTCAAGATGAGATCGACGTGTTAGGCGCAATGGAATATCAAAATAATGAAGTGGTGCTGCACACAGATATTAATTTATTGCCTAAGCGTAAAGCGGCATGGGCAAGTTGGAACTATCGTTTAGATGGTGTTAATCAGCAAGATATTGCTCAGCGTCCGGCTAGCGTGACGTATAATATGAATATTTTGCAGTGTTTACCGAGTAGTGCACCTACATTTTGTGTCACCTTAAATCAAACTGCATCGATTGATGAAAGTAAAATTTTGCGAAAGTTTAATTATGCTCACCCAGTATTTAATGATGCCAGCATGAAGTCGCAAGCGAAAAAATCACTCATTAATGGTAAACATAATACCTATTTTGCTGGTGCTTACTGGCATAATGGATTTCATGAAGACGGCGTTCGTAGCGCAGTTGAAGTATGCGATCTGTTTGGGATTAGTCTATGA
- a CDS encoding DUF3634 family protein — MADTIIKILIIAGLFFLAYKLIFSGNRGLTLFEMHFKDGKLNKHKGKIPEKFERDCRAIAKSNKLTCTVRAEKSGDVRLHVSANIGDNLIQQIRNQFPFEYYDKKQSDASKLKG; from the coding sequence ATGGCTGATACCATCATAAAAATACTGATAATCGCAGGGTTATTTTTTCTGGCCTATAAACTGATTTTTAGTGGTAACCGTGGATTAACACTTTTTGAGATGCATTTTAAAGATGGCAAGCTCAATAAGCATAAAGGCAAAATACCGGAGAAGTTTGAACGTGATTGTCGTGCCATAGCCAAATCTAATAAACTGACTTGCACAGTCAGAGCTGAAAAATCTGGTGACGTACGTTTACACGTGTCGGCCAATATTGGCGATAATTTAATCCAGCAAATTCGTAACCAGTTTCCATTTGAGTATTACGATAAGAAACAGTCAGACGCGTCTAAACTTAAAGGCTAA
- a CDS encoding cupin domain-containing protein, whose product MKHINDITLFSSQSTAVESYHLTDEKLLTGDPLQSVQNHFESPCKQFNVGVWQSEPGSWNINYSEYEYCDILEGCSIITDSQGKSLTVNAGDKFVIPAGFTGTWEVVNHCKKIYVMFEQQLEQT is encoded by the coding sequence ATGAAGCATATTAACGATATTACGCTTTTTAGTAGTCAATCAACTGCGGTTGAGTCGTATCACTTAACGGATGAAAAACTGCTTACTGGTGATCCACTGCAGTCAGTGCAAAACCATTTCGAAAGCCCGTGCAAGCAGTTTAATGTTGGTGTTTGGCAAAGTGAACCGGGCAGTTGGAATATCAATTATAGCGAATATGAGTATTGCGATATTCTCGAAGGCTGTAGCATTATCACCGACAGCCAAGGCAAAAGCTTAACCGTCAATGCTGGTGATAAATTTGTTATTCCTGCTGGCTTTACCGGCACATGGGAAGTCGTCAATCATTGTAAAAAAATCTACGTTATGTTTGAACAACAGCTTGAACAAACATAG